In Saccharomyces eubayanus strain FM1318 chromosome X, whole genome shotgun sequence, the genomic window aaaaggaaaatagaaGTATGGGCGTGGTTTCGTGGTAAAGAGGCTACTACCAAACATGCCATCAATGACCGAAAGAATCAGTTACTCGTGGTGACAAGATGCTATGTTTTATTATCGCGTTACACTAGGCCATTAACAGTGAAGTAACAACATAAGAGGGGCCCTTGCAATCGAAAGAGATGTATTCATTCAGCGATTCAAGACACCAGTATCTATTCACAAGCTGGCTCTATTTGATAAGGGTCTAGTGCTTTTATCAAAGGTCATCATTTCACGTTCCCATACCGTGTAAATACACGTTCGAAAAAGACGAGCCATCGATAGAACAgatctttcaatttctaaGCCTCAAATAATAGAGATAAGATGAACATATTCTAGGAATTATCGAAGTCGTTGTTTAACTGCTTACCTGGAACTAATACGAGCCCGATTGCTTGCACATTGCGTTcctaaaaaaatagtaggCCAATCAGTTTAGTTTCGACTTGAAGAAACgcattaaaaaaaaccctGAAATCGGAAATGATAACTTGGCAATCCGTAAGCCCTTAAGTGAACATTTATGACGGATCtccgattttttttgcaccGTATTTCAATTCGCAATCTATAACCGACTCAAGAGTGCACCTTTGCAGTATCTACCACCTACCGCTGCATCAGTGAATACTGGGGAAGCGTTCTCACAAATCACCTGGCAAATACCCGAGGAAATATTATTTGCTGATAAGATGCTAGGACCCTCCTCTGCAAAGCTGTTTCCCGCGTTCGATAAGGGTCCGTCGCGCAGTCTGAGATAGTACAAAATTTAGCAGGCGGATAACAGGCAATTTTGTGATAAGGTGGGCTATCAGTTCGAGAGAACTGAGGAACGCTATCGCATAATAACGTCATGGTAAGACAGTACCGTTCGTCCGAGGAGGCGGCTAATCAATTCCGTTTTATTGAATAGGTTGATGCATTGCGTAAAGAATtacatgtatataaatgaagcaaagaaatatcaaaacaGGAAATTATGAGGGCAGTATCTACTGAATAACcagaaataaaagaagacaagaaaagagtAACAGAGAGAACAATTCAACATGTCAGGGGGTGCGAGCACGAATTCAAATGCTTCCATAGACGAAAAAAACCTAAACATCACTTCGGAAGCTGAAATTAAAAACGAAGATGTATATGCGGAACCTGTCCTAAGTACAGTCTTATCACCTAACGGTAAAGTTGTTTACATCAGTGACAAGGTAGATGAGGCTATGAAATTGGCCGACGAAGCCAAGGAAATTGAGGTTACGCCAGAAGAAGACAGAAAACTACGCTGGAAAATCGATTATTGTATGTTTCCTTTAATGTGTATACTGTATGCCGTCCAGTTCATGGACAAAATTTCCACAAGTTCGGCTGCGGTTATGGGATTAAGAACTGACTTAAAAATGCATGGTGACCAATACTCCTGGGTCACTTCCGCCTTttattttggttatttATTCATGAATCTAGGTCCGGTACAGttaattttccaaaaaagtaAACATATGTCCAAGATGCTTGcaattttcatcattgtGTGGGGATTACTCTTGGCCTTGCATGCTGTTCCATCGGTTAAGTACTCATCTTTTATCGCATTGAGGGTGCTTTTAGGCTGTGCAGAAAGTGTTGTCACACCCTGCTTCACCATCATCACTGCTCAATATTGGAAAACAGAGGAACAGTTCACAAGAATCTCAATTTGGTTTGGTATGAATGGTCTTGGGTCCATTCTGATCAACGCGATTGCGTACGGTGTCTATATTCATCAAGAATCCTATGCTATCAAGGGCTGGAGGGCTTTGTTTGTTATCACCGGTGTAATTACAATTTTCGTTGGGGCCTTGATATTTCTCTGGATTCCTGATGATCCATCAAAGGCAagatttttatcaaagagagaaaaattgatgGTTGTCCAGAGAATTAGATCCAACCAACAAGGGTTTGGTAATCacgaaatcaaaaagtACCAAATTGTCGAAGCTTTGAAAGATGTCAGGACTTGGTtatatttccttttcactGTGAGTTCTAATATTCCTAATGGTGGTATTTCGAGTTTTATGAGTATTCTACTGAACAGCGATTTCGGGTACTCATCAAAGGATACCTTATTAATGGGACTGCCTACTGGTGCTGTTGAACTAGTTGGGTGCCCGCTTTTTGGTATTCTGGCCGTATACGCAGCTAATAAGAAAATACCATTTTGGAAGTACAAATTGGCTTGGGCCATCTTTGCTGCTGTCTTAGCATTGATTGCTAGCTGTATGCTAGGTTTTGCAACCTCTTCAAAAAAGGCAAGACTGGCTGGTGCCTACTTATGGTATATCTCCCCTGTTTCGTTTATTTGTGTCCTTTCCAATATTAGTGCTAACTCTTCAGGCTACAGTAAAAAATGGACTGtatcttcaataaatttgGCTGCATATGCTGCTGCCAACCTTGCTGGCCCACAAACATTTATTGCGAAACAGGCCCCCAAGTACCATGGTGCCAAGGTTGCCATGGTCGTTTGCTATGCCGTTATGATCGTGCTTTTATCTGCATTACTCTTGATCAATATGAGAGAGAATAAGAGACGTGACAAGATAGCTGCTGAAAGAGGTTACCCCGAAGAGACAGCAAATTTGGAATTTTCTGACTTGAcggattttgaaaatccaaACTTTAGGTACACTCTATAAAGTCTCATTTCGAGacaattctttttcaataaatacaCTGTAATatcaaatttctttaatcAATTTAGAATCTTCGAGGGATAGAAATGGTGTATGAACTAAAAACGAAAGAGGGAGTATAGGTACGCGTTATAGCATGCGGTGTGTGGATGTTCTAACCTTCAGAATAGTCAAAACGTTCAGCCGTACCGTAATGGTTCATCACCTGGGCGGCTAAGAGGGCAACATTTCCTTCGTCTTAACAATTTACTACAACAAGATAATACAACTGTCAAGGAGCGACAGAAGACGTTACGAGAACTGAACGTGATAAACAGAATATAGTAACGTGCGGGTCGTCATAGTGAG contains:
- the DAL5 gene encoding allantoate permease, whose translation is MSGGASTNSNASIDEKNLNITSEAEIKNEDVYAEPVLSTVLSPNGKVVYISDKVDEAMKLADEAKEIEVTPEEDRKLRWKIDYCMFPLMCILYAVQFMDKISTSSAAVMGLRTDLKMHGDQYSWVTSAFYFGYLFMNLGPVQLIFQKSKHMSKMLAIFIIVWGLLLALHAVPSVKYSSFIALRVLLGCAESVVTPCFTIITAQYWKTEEQFTRISIWFGMNGLGSILINAIAYGVYIHQESYAIKGWRALFVITGVITIFVGALIFLWIPDDPSKARFLSKREKLMVVQRIRSNQQGFGNHEIKKYQIVEALKDVRTWLYFLFTVSSNIPNGGISSFMSILLNSDFGYSSKDTLLMGLPTGAVELVGCPLFGILAVYAANKKIPFWKYKLAWAIFAAVLALIASCMLGFATSSKKARLAGAYLWYISPVSFICVLSNISANSSGYSKKWTVSSINLAAYAAANLAGPQTFIAKQAPKYHGAKVAMVVCYAVMIVLLSALLLINMRENKRRDKIAAERGYPEETANLEFSDLTDFENPNFRYTL